A single region of the Streptomyces sp. ITFR-16 genome encodes:
- a CDS encoding acyl-CoA thioesterase II has translation MSAALDSLLDLLDLEQIERDIFRGTSRSAVVPRVFGGQVAAQALVAAGRTVPADRSAHSLHSYFLRMGDPGAPIVYTVDRIRDGRSFTTRRVVAVQHGQPIFHLSASFQTYEEGLEHQADMPAAPDPETLPTAAEMLPRYADRFSDPGVVDRLIEARAAVDLRYVDAPPFGTVGEPREPRSQVWFRTNGKLADDPLLHVCMATYVSDMTLLDSVLLAHGRGGWAVGDVVGASLDHAMWFHRPFRADEWLLYDQESPSASGGRGLGQARIHTQDGRLAITVIQEGVVRVPRVG, from the coding sequence ATGAGCGCAGCACTCGACTCCCTGCTCGATCTGCTCGACCTGGAGCAGATCGAGCGGGACATCTTCCGGGGGACCAGCCGCTCCGCGGTCGTCCCCCGGGTCTTCGGCGGACAGGTCGCGGCCCAGGCGCTCGTCGCCGCGGGCCGCACCGTCCCCGCGGACCGGTCCGCCCATTCGCTGCATTCGTACTTCCTGCGGATGGGCGACCCCGGCGCGCCGATCGTCTACACCGTCGACCGCATCCGCGACGGCCGCTCCTTCACCACCCGGCGCGTGGTCGCCGTCCAGCACGGGCAGCCGATCTTCCACCTCTCGGCGTCCTTCCAGACGTACGAGGAAGGGCTGGAGCACCAGGCGGACATGCCGGCCGCGCCCGACCCGGAGACGCTGCCCACGGCCGCCGAGATGCTTCCCCGGTACGCGGACCGCTTCAGCGACCCGGGTGTGGTGGACCGGCTGATCGAGGCGCGGGCCGCGGTCGACCTGCGGTACGTGGACGCGCCGCCGTTCGGCACCGTCGGGGAACCGCGCGAACCGCGCTCCCAGGTGTGGTTCCGTACCAACGGCAAACTGGCGGACGACCCCCTGCTGCACGTCTGCATGGCCACGTACGTCTCCGACATGACGCTGCTCGACTCGGTGCTCCTCGCCCACGGGCGCGGCGGCTGGGCGGTCGGTGACGTGGTGGGGGCGAGCCTGGACCACGCGATGTGGTTCCACCGGCCGTTCCGGGCCGACGAATGGCTGCTGTACGACCAGGAGTCGCCGTCCGCGTCCGGCGGGCGCGGCCTCGGCCAGGCCCGTATCCACACCCAGGACGGCCGGCTGGCGATCACCGTCATCCAGGAGGGCGTGGTCCGGGTCCCCCGGGTGGGCTGA
- a CDS encoding acyl-CoA dehydrogenase family protein: MRRTVFNEDHEAFRETIRAFIAAEVVPVYDEWFAAGQAPRDFYLKLGELGVFGINVDEEYDGAGIDSHKYEAVIYEETARAGVSFGGSGVHTLLGLPYIKMLATDEQKKRWLPKFTTGEEMWALAMTEPGTGSDVAGMKTTAKLSEDGTHYVLNGAKTFITGGVHADRVIVCARTSAPREDDRRFGISLFAVDTKSEGYSVGRKLDKLGLKVSDTAELAFVDVKVPAEDLLGEENKGFGYLGTNLASERWGIAFGAYAQAAAAVRFAKEYVQERTVFGKTVASFQNTKFELAACQAEVDAAQAVADRALEALDAGELTAAEAASAKLFCTEVAHRVIDRCLQLHGGYGFMNEYPIARLYADNRVNRIYGGTSEVMKSIIAKSMGL; this comes from the coding sequence GTGCGCCGTACGGTATTCAACGAGGACCACGAGGCGTTCCGGGAGACCATCCGCGCCTTCATCGCGGCCGAGGTCGTGCCGGTCTACGACGAGTGGTTCGCCGCCGGCCAGGCGCCGCGCGACTTCTACCTCAAGCTCGGTGAGCTGGGCGTCTTCGGGATCAACGTCGACGAGGAGTACGACGGCGCGGGTATCGACTCGCACAAGTACGAAGCCGTCATCTACGAGGAGACCGCCCGCGCGGGCGTCTCCTTCGGCGGCTCCGGCGTGCACACCCTGCTCGGCCTGCCGTACATCAAGATGCTCGCCACCGACGAGCAGAAGAAGCGCTGGCTGCCGAAGTTCACCACCGGCGAGGAGATGTGGGCCCTCGCGATGACCGAGCCGGGCACCGGCTCCGACGTCGCGGGCATGAAGACCACCGCCAAGCTCTCCGAGGACGGCACGCACTACGTCCTCAACGGCGCCAAGACCTTCATCACCGGCGGTGTGCACGCGGACCGCGTGATCGTCTGCGCCCGTACCTCCGCCCCGCGCGAGGACGACCGACGCTTCGGCATCTCGCTCTTCGCCGTCGACACCAAGTCCGAGGGCTACTCGGTCGGCCGCAAGCTCGACAAGCTGGGCCTGAAGGTCTCCGACACCGCCGAGCTGGCGTTCGTCGACGTCAAGGTCCCGGCGGAGGACCTCCTCGGCGAGGAGAACAAGGGCTTCGGCTACCTCGGCACCAACCTCGCCTCCGAGCGCTGGGGCATCGCCTTCGGCGCGTACGCCCAGGCCGCAGCCGCCGTGCGGTTCGCCAAGGAGTACGTGCAGGAGCGCACGGTCTTCGGCAAGACCGTCGCCTCGTTCCAGAACACCAAGTTCGAGCTGGCCGCCTGCCAGGCCGAGGTGGACGCGGCCCAGGCCGTCGCCGACCGCGCACTGGAGGCGCTGGACGCCGGTGAGCTGACCGCCGCCGAGGCCGCCTCCGCCAAGCTGTTCTGCACCGAGGTCGCGCACCGGGTGATCGACCGCTGCCTCCAGCTGCACGGCGGCTACGGCTTCATGAACGAGTACCCGATCGCCCGCCTGTACGCGGACAACCGCGTCAACCGCATCTACGGCGGCACCAGCGAGGTCATGAAGTCGATCATCGCCAAGTCCATGGGTCTGTAG
- a CDS encoding cation diffusion facilitator family transporter, which produces MSDEKSAGGESTFTVIVAAAANLGIAVAKAVAGLISGSSAMLSEAAHSVADTVTEVLLLTALKRSEKPADEDHPLGYGPERYIWAMLASVATFVGGAVFSVYDGIHTLTHGEELGNPLVSYLVLVVAFVLEGFSLRTGLRQVRREAGRLDTPATHYFRRTPDTAVKAVVMEDSAALVGLLLAAGGLLGGQLSGSGIWDGIASVLIGLLLVYVAWVLGRSNAQLLIGRPVPASMRTGVREELLSVPHIIDVLELTTLIQGPAEIMIAAKVDFRDVASAEQVEWACEEAEQQLRERYPSIRRVYLDPTPGVAQRRRARAAGVEPVVGPGDGEGEGDGGGLFTDRLDDLP; this is translated from the coding sequence ATGAGTGACGAGAAATCCGCCGGCGGGGAGTCCACGTTCACCGTCATCGTCGCGGCCGCCGCCAACCTCGGCATCGCCGTCGCGAAGGCCGTCGCCGGGCTGATCAGCGGATCGAGCGCGATGCTCTCCGAGGCGGCCCACTCGGTCGCCGACACCGTCACCGAGGTCCTGCTGCTCACCGCGCTCAAGCGCAGCGAGAAGCCCGCCGACGAGGACCACCCGCTGGGCTACGGCCCCGAGCGGTACATCTGGGCGATGCTCGCCTCCGTCGCCACGTTCGTCGGCGGCGCGGTGTTCTCCGTCTACGACGGCATCCACACGCTGACGCACGGCGAGGAGCTGGGCAACCCGCTCGTCTCGTACCTGGTGCTCGTCGTCGCCTTCGTGCTGGAGGGCTTCTCGCTGCGCACCGGGCTCCGGCAGGTGCGCCGGGAGGCGGGCCGGCTGGACACCCCCGCCACGCACTACTTCCGGCGCACCCCGGACACCGCGGTCAAGGCCGTGGTGATGGAGGACTCGGCGGCGCTGGTGGGTCTGCTGCTGGCCGCGGGCGGACTGCTCGGCGGCCAGCTGTCGGGGTCCGGGATCTGGGACGGGATCGCCTCGGTCCTGATCGGCCTGCTGCTCGTGTACGTGGCCTGGGTGCTCGGCCGCTCCAACGCACAGCTGCTGATCGGCCGTCCGGTGCCGGCGTCGATGCGGACCGGGGTGCGCGAGGAGCTGCTCTCGGTGCCGCACATCATCGATGTGCTGGAGCTGACGACGCTCATCCAGGGGCCGGCCGAGATCATGATCGCCGCGAAGGTCGACTTCCGGGACGTGGCCAGTGCCGAGCAGGTGGAGTGGGCCTGCGAGGAGGCGGAGCAGCAGCTGCGGGAGCGGTATCCCTCGATCCGGCGGGTGTATCTGGACCCGACTCCGGGGGTGGCGCAGCGGCGCCGGGCCCGGGCCGCCGGTGTGGAGCCGGTGGTCGGGCCCGGTGACGGGGAGGGCGAGGGGGACGGCGGCGGTCTGTTCACCGACCGGCTGGACGACCTGCCCTAG
- a CDS encoding cellulose synthase catalytic subunit — protein MTVRHLPQPPSDQELYWYFGPQRRWVLISSSLAFVLTAATMFTFALRTPALWAFLAVLSLNVVALALSSVNSLRARRLTRRSHEVLVHAWEPAELPSVDLYLPTCGEPLAVLDNAYRAVAAVDWPGALTVWVLDDADSARVAALARSYGFRYVVRPDRGRLKKAGNLNHALTLSRAEYIAILDADFAPRPDFLRHLVPYLADPGVGIVQSPQCFDTDETMGWIQRAAGSAQEWFFRWIQPSRDASDAAICCGSNAVYRRSAIDLAGGFARLDHSEDLYTGLALHEQGFRTLYVPVLVAKGTSPDNLASFVNQQYRWAMGNLHLLGTPVLRRMGAPWRMRLCFYEGIVGYLTTVVNTFAAPLPPLVMMFWYPDHIRPWHVLPLLAPLWLWHVLLPRISRTRWRVEVIRANVLTSVAAGAAFLHTLRGRSAAWVPTGAGGGKPGTMARRVVLVSLGWLCCSTGAAAGGLALAVTRNGWEPNWGLGLYLLVQLQINVPLIRDLLTELRPAAAPRPGRVRRGNGPSVLPRRWPETLAVTATLLLTALLASGWVNPMLPWLS, from the coding sequence GTGACCGTGCGTCATCTTCCGCAACCTCCGTCCGACCAGGAGCTCTACTGGTACTTCGGGCCGCAGCGCCGCTGGGTACTGATCAGCTCCTCCCTCGCCTTCGTGCTCACGGCGGCGACGATGTTCACCTTCGCCCTGCGCACCCCGGCCCTGTGGGCCTTTCTCGCGGTGCTCTCGCTCAACGTCGTGGCCCTCGCGCTCTCGTCGGTCAACAGCCTGCGCGCCCGCCGGCTGACCCGGCGCTCGCACGAAGTGCTCGTCCACGCCTGGGAGCCGGCCGAACTCCCTTCGGTCGATCTCTACTTGCCGACCTGCGGGGAACCGCTCGCGGTCCTGGACAACGCCTACCGGGCCGTCGCGGCCGTCGACTGGCCCGGCGCGCTGACCGTCTGGGTGCTGGACGACGCCGACAGCGCCCGGGTCGCCGCGCTGGCCCGCTCGTACGGCTTCCGCTACGTCGTCCGCCCCGACCGGGGCCGCCTCAAGAAGGCGGGCAACCTCAATCACGCGCTCACCCTGAGCCGGGCGGAGTACATCGCCATCCTGGACGCCGACTTCGCGCCCCGGCCCGACTTCCTGCGCCATCTCGTGCCGTATCTGGCCGACCCCGGCGTCGGCATCGTGCAGAGCCCGCAGTGCTTCGACACCGACGAGACCATGGGGTGGATCCAGCGGGCCGCAGGCTCGGCCCAGGAGTGGTTCTTCCGCTGGATCCAGCCGTCCCGGGACGCCAGCGACGCGGCCATCTGCTGCGGCAGCAACGCGGTCTACCGGCGCAGCGCCATCGACCTGGCCGGCGGCTTCGCCCGGCTCGACCACAGCGAGGACCTGTACACCGGACTCGCCCTGCACGAACAGGGGTTCAGGACGCTGTACGTGCCGGTGCTGGTGGCCAAGGGCACCTCGCCGGACAACCTCGCCTCCTTCGTCAACCAGCAGTACCGCTGGGCGATGGGGAACCTGCATCTGCTGGGCACCCCGGTCCTCAGGCGGATGGGCGCCCCCTGGCGGATGCGGCTCTGCTTCTACGAGGGCATCGTCGGCTACCTCACCACGGTGGTGAACACCTTCGCGGCGCCGCTGCCGCCGCTGGTGATGATGTTCTGGTACCCGGACCACATCCGGCCCTGGCACGTGCTGCCGCTGCTCGCGCCGCTGTGGCTCTGGCACGTCCTGCTGCCGAGGATCAGCCGGACCCGCTGGCGCGTCGAGGTGATCCGGGCCAACGTCCTGACGAGCGTGGCCGCCGGGGCCGCCTTCCTGCACACCCTGCGCGGCCGCAGCGCGGCCTGGGTGCCCACCGGGGCGGGCGGCGGGAAGCCGGGCACGATGGCCCGCCGGGTGGTCCTCGTCTCGCTCGGCTGGCTCTGCTGCTCCACCGGGGCGGCGGCGGGCGGACTCGCCCTGGCCGTGACCCGCAACGGCTGGGAGCCCAACTGGGGCCTCGGCCTCTACCTCCTGGTCCAGCTCCAGATCAACGTTCCCCTGATCAGGGACCTGCTGACCGAGCTGCGCCCCGCCGCCGCACCGCGCCCCGGCCGTGTCCGGCGCGGCAACGGCCCCTCCGTCCTGCCCAGGCGCTGGCCCGAAACGCTGGCCGTGACGGCCACGCTCCTGCTCACCGCACTGCTCGCCTCCGGCTGGGTCAACCCCATGCTGCCCTGGCTGAGCTGA
- a CDS encoding acyltransferase family protein, which produces MSTLAPSGPRPGSRATVPAPAPGAVRRSAFRPDIEGLRAFAVLSVLAFHASVPGLAGGFTGVDVFFVISGYLITGLLVGEAVTTGRIRLAEFFSRRARRLLPSAAVVLVAVAVAGAWLTVPLRRTDLENDVVAAALSVANWRFINQRTDYLAAGQDESPLLHFWSLAVEEQFCLCWAPLLAVLALLVARAARRGRALRPLATAVTALLTLGTFALSLHWTGGSVSLAYLATPSRAWQFGVGALLALLPWHLLRGPRVLRLLCGWAGAGALVWCVLRYDASTPYPGRAALVPTLGTAAVILAGTPGRRPDGPARYGVGRLLGLRGPRAVGRLSYTLYLWHWPVLVLAEARFGALGWPARAALTLASVLPALATTRWVERPLRRSRTVSELPRRGLALGVAAVVIPVVLALVVGTGTLRLLGPATPVDVKGLPPGAASGPSLLTRTGTPLEDGPVVPSPLQARASFPPDGACEVAPPVTSSPPCLFGAVDSPDRIVLLGDSHAGQWFSPLLSLAAKRGWALQELVKQGCPLPALSVVNPQLGRTYHECDTWRADSLARLAKGPKPRMVVVSSLNRYTDDRALLLRGWERTLKPLRALGVPVVYIEDTPVPGTDVPACVSGHLTEPEDCAFGRERARRPDPLAGRIAAGGLPGVRAVSVNPVLCPAGGPTCPAVRDRILLYRDDTHLTDVAAVVLAPRLERLLLPPARGGWSELMREEFDGPAGSRPASSRWLYDRGTCYPGCPAPRWGTGEVETMTDSTDNVRLDGKGALEIVPTRRDGRWYSGRIESRRSDFAPPPGGVLRIEASIALPDVTGPAAGGYWPAFWTLGAGLRDGYTGWPAIGEIDVMESVNGRDTVFGTLHCGTAEGGPCEEPAGLTSPRQTCQGCRGSFHTYAVEVDTAPGAEEVRWYLDGRVYHRVKASAMDAATWDRALKRGQFLILNVAVGGGLPAADGATAGPATEAGHPMRVARVTVSARQGAGR; this is translated from the coding sequence ATGTCCACCCTCGCCCCTTCCGGTCCCCGGCCCGGCAGCCGCGCGACCGTGCCCGCACCCGCACCCGGCGCCGTCCGCCGGTCCGCCTTCCGTCCCGACATCGAGGGGCTGCGCGCCTTCGCCGTCCTCTCGGTCCTCGCCTTCCACGCCTCCGTACCGGGACTGGCCGGCGGCTTCACCGGTGTGGACGTCTTCTTCGTCATCTCCGGCTATCTGATCACCGGGCTGCTGGTGGGCGAGGCCGTCACCACCGGCCGGATCCGGCTGGCCGAGTTCTTCTCCCGCCGGGCCCGCCGGCTGCTGCCCTCGGCGGCCGTGGTCCTGGTCGCCGTCGCGGTGGCCGGGGCCTGGCTGACCGTCCCGCTGCGCCGCACGGACCTGGAGAACGACGTCGTGGCGGCGGCGCTCTCCGTGGCCAACTGGCGCTTCATCAACCAGCGGACCGACTATCTGGCCGCAGGGCAGGACGAGAGCCCGCTGCTGCACTTCTGGTCGCTGGCGGTGGAGGAGCAGTTCTGTCTGTGCTGGGCCCCGCTGCTCGCCGTCCTCGCCCTGCTCGTCGCCCGGGCGGCCCGCAGGGGCCGCGCGCTGCGGCCCCTGGCCACCGCCGTGACCGCCCTGCTGACGCTCGGCACCTTCGCGCTCTCCCTCCACTGGACCGGCGGCTCCGTCTCGCTGGCGTATCTCGCAACGCCCTCGCGGGCCTGGCAGTTCGGCGTCGGCGCGCTGCTGGCGCTGCTGCCGTGGCATCTGCTGCGCGGGCCGCGCGTGCTGCGGCTGCTGTGCGGCTGGGCGGGCGCGGGCGCGCTCGTGTGGTGCGTGCTGCGGTACGACGCCTCGACGCCGTACCCCGGCCGGGCGGCGCTCGTCCCCACCCTGGGCACGGCCGCGGTCATCCTCGCCGGGACGCCCGGCCGCCGCCCGGACGGCCCTGCCCGCTACGGCGTCGGGCGGCTGCTGGGCCTGCGGGGACCCCGGGCGGTGGGCCGGCTCTCCTACACCCTGTACCTCTGGCACTGGCCCGTCCTGGTGCTGGCCGAGGCCCGGTTCGGCGCGCTGGGCTGGCCGGCCAGGGCGGCGCTGACGCTGGCCTCGGTGCTGCCCGCGCTGGCCACCACGCGCTGGGTCGAGCGCCCGCTGCGGCGCAGCCGTACGGTCTCCGAACTCCCCCGGCGCGGGCTGGCGCTGGGCGTCGCCGCCGTCGTCATACCCGTCGTGCTCGCCCTCGTGGTGGGCACCGGGACCCTGCGGCTGCTGGGTCCGGCCACGCCGGTGGACGTGAAGGGGCTGCCGCCCGGCGCGGCGTCCGGTCCCTCGCTGCTGACGCGGACCGGGACGCCGCTGGAGGACGGACCCGTGGTGCCGAGTCCGCTGCAGGCGCGCGCGAGCTTCCCGCCGGACGGGGCGTGCGAGGTGGCGCCGCCGGTGACGAGCAGCCCGCCCTGCCTGTTCGGCGCGGTGGACAGCCCGGACCGGATCGTCCTGCTCGGCGACTCGCACGCCGGGCAGTGGTTCTCCCCGCTGCTCAGCCTGGCCGCGAAGCGCGGCTGGGCGCTCCAGGAGCTGGTGAAGCAGGGCTGCCCGCTGCCCGCGCTGTCCGTGGTGAACCCGCAGCTGGGGCGCACGTACCACGAGTGCGACACCTGGCGGGCGGACAGCCTGGCCCGGCTGGCGAAGGGGCCGAAGCCCCGGATGGTCGTGGTCTCCTCCCTCAACCGCTACACCGACGACCGGGCCCTCCTGCTCAGGGGCTGGGAGCGGACGCTGAAGCCGCTGCGCGCGCTCGGGGTGCCGGTCGTCTACATCGAGGACACGCCGGTGCCGGGCACCGACGTCCCCGCGTGCGTCTCCGGCCACCTCACGGAGCCGGAGGACTGCGCCTTCGGCCGGGAACGGGCCCGGCGGCCCGACCCGCTGGCCGGGAGGATCGCGGCCGGCGGGCTGCCGGGGGTGCGGGCCGTCTCGGTGAACCCGGTGCTCTGCCCGGCCGGCGGCCCGACCTGCCCGGCGGTCCGGGACCGGATCCTGCTCTACCGGGACGACACCCATCTGACCGATGTGGCGGCCGTGGTGCTGGCCCCCCGCCTCGAACGGCTCCTGCTGCCGCCCGCCCGGGGCGGCTGGAGCGAGCTGATGCGCGAGGAGTTCGACGGACCGGCGGGCAGCCGCCCGGCCTCCTCACGCTGGCTGTACGACCGGGGCACCTGCTATCCGGGCTGCCCCGCGCCGCGATGGGGCACGGGCGAGGTGGAGACGATGACCGACTCCACGGACAACGTCCGGCTGGACGGCAAGGGCGCGCTGGAGATCGTGCCCACCCGCCGCGACGGACGCTGGTACTCCGGCCGCATCGAGTCCCGGCGCTCCGACTTCGCGCCGCCGCCCGGCGGTGTGCTGCGGATCGAGGCGTCGATCGCCCTGCCGGACGTGACGGGCCCGGCCGCCGGCGGCTACTGGCCTGCCTTCTGGACGCTGGGGGCCGGACTGCGCGACGGCTACACGGGCTGGCCGGCCATCGGCGAGATCGACGTCATGGAGTCCGTCAACGGCCGGGACACGGTCTTCGGCACCCTGCACTGCGGTACGGCGGAGGGCGGCCCCTGCGAGGAACCGGCCGGGCTCACCTCACCCCGGCAGACGTGCCAGGGGTGCCGGGGCTCGTTCCACACGTACGCCGTGGAGGTCGACACCGCGCCGGGCGCCGAGGAGGTGCGCTGGTATCTGGACGGCCGGGTGTACCACCGGGTGAAGGCATCCGCCATGGACGCCGCGACCTGGGACCGGGCACTGAAGCGGGGGCAGTTCCTGATCCTGAACGTCGCCGTGGGCGGCGGGCTGCCGGCCGCTGACGGCGCCACCGCGGGCCCCGCCACCGAGGCCGGGCATCCGATGCGGGTGGCGCGGGTGACCGTGTCGGCCCGGCAGGGCGCCGGGCGCTGA
- a CDS encoding carboxyl transferase domain-containing protein, with amino-acid sequence MQQAPVLASAADPASEAWQANEAAHHALADELRKRLATARLGGGEKARARHVARGKLLPRERVDTLLDPGSPFLELAPLAADGLYGGAAPAAGVIAGIGRVSGRECVIVANDATVKGGTYYPMTVKKHLRAQEVALENRLPCLYLVDSGGAFLPMQDEVFPDREHFGRIFYNQARMSGAGIPQIAAVLGSCTAGGAYVPAMSDEAVIVRNQGTIFLGGPPLVKAATGEVVTAEELGGGEVHSRTSGVTDHLAQDDAHALRIVRNIVATLPDRGPLPWSVRPVEEPKADPAGLYGAVPVDSRTPYDVREVIARVVDGSRFAEFKAEYGTTLITGFAHIHGHPVGIVANNGILFSESAQKGAHFIELCDQRGIPLVFLQNISGFMVGRDYEAGGIAKHGAKMVTAVACTRVPKLTVVVGGSYGAGNYSMCGRAYSPRFLWMWPNAKISVMGGEQAASVLATVKRDQLGDDWSAEDEESFKAPIREQYETQGNAYYATARLWDDGVIDPLETRQVLGLALTACANAPLGDAGFGVFRM; translated from the coding sequence ATGCAGCAGGCACCGGTGCTGGCGAGCGCGGCCGATCCCGCCTCGGAGGCCTGGCAGGCCAACGAGGCGGCGCATCACGCGCTCGCCGACGAGCTGCGCAAGCGGCTCGCCACGGCCAGGCTCGGCGGGGGTGAGAAGGCCCGCGCCCGGCATGTGGCGCGCGGCAAGCTGCTGCCCCGGGAGCGGGTGGACACCCTCCTCGACCCGGGCTCGCCCTTCCTGGAGCTGGCCCCGCTGGCGGCCGATGGGCTGTACGGGGGCGCCGCGCCGGCCGCCGGCGTGATCGCCGGGATCGGCCGGGTCAGCGGCCGGGAGTGCGTGATCGTCGCCAATGACGCCACCGTCAAGGGCGGCACGTACTACCCGATGACCGTGAAGAAGCATCTGCGGGCCCAGGAGGTGGCGCTGGAGAACCGGCTGCCCTGCCTGTATCTGGTGGACTCCGGGGGCGCCTTCCTGCCGATGCAGGACGAGGTGTTCCCCGACCGCGAGCACTTCGGGCGGATCTTCTACAACCAGGCGCGGATGTCCGGGGCCGGGATCCCGCAGATCGCGGCGGTGCTCGGCTCCTGCACGGCCGGCGGGGCGTACGTCCCCGCGATGAGCGACGAGGCCGTGATCGTCCGCAACCAGGGCACGATCTTCCTGGGCGGACCGCCGCTGGTGAAGGCCGCGACCGGTGAGGTGGTCACCGCCGAGGAGCTGGGCGGCGGCGAGGTCCACTCCCGCACGTCGGGGGTCACCGACCATCTCGCGCAGGACGACGCGCACGCGCTGCGGATCGTGCGCAACATCGTGGCCACCCTGCCGGACCGGGGCCCGCTGCCGTGGTCCGTGCGGCCGGTCGAGGAGCCCAAGGCCGACCCCGCCGGTCTGTACGGGGCGGTGCCCGTCGACTCACGCACCCCCTACGACGTGCGCGAGGTGATCGCCCGGGTCGTGGACGGCTCCCGGTTCGCCGAGTTCAAGGCGGAGTACGGCACGACGCTGATCACCGGCTTCGCGCACATCCACGGCCATCCGGTCGGGATCGTCGCCAACAACGGCATCCTGTTCTCCGAGTCCGCGCAGAAGGGCGCGCACTTCATCGAGCTGTGCGACCAGCGCGGCATCCCGCTGGTCTTCCTGCAGAACATCTCGGGCTTCATGGTCGGCCGCGACTACGAGGCCGGCGGCATCGCCAAGCACGGCGCGAAGATGGTCACCGCCGTGGCCTGCACCCGGGTGCCGAAGCTGACCGTGGTGGTCGGCGGGTCCTACGGGGCGGGCAACTACTCGATGTGCGGCCGGGCCTACTCGCCGCGCTTCCTGTGGATGTGGCCCAACGCGAAGATCTCCGTCATGGGCGGCGAACAGGCCGCGTCCGTCCTCGCCACGGTCAAGCGCGACCAGCTCGGCGACGACTGGAGCGCCGAGGACGAGGAGTCCTTCAAGGCCCCGATCCGCGAGCAGTACGAGACCCAGGGCAACGCGTACTACGCCACGGCCCGGCTCTGGGACGACGGCGTGATCGACCCGCTGGAGACCCGGCAGGTGCTGGGGCTCGCCCTGACCGCGTGCGCCAACGCCCCGTTGGGCGACGCCGGCTTCGGCGTCTTCCGGATGTGA
- a CDS encoding phosphatase, giving the protein MPIPSRAALVEHLVRTRIAGDVATPRDNNLSHYRKLANGDRHYWLGLELGDRWRDEQDVLAVMAERCGVSDDPEHRFGQDTIDPELTVDALERAAARLRKAADGSERVLFATGHPGGLLDVHRQTAAALRAAGCEIVRIPSGLMADEGMVFQFADVAVQERGATLWHTHSPAPMAAILDGLEREGRPQPDLVVADHGWAGCAAQRGLDAIGYADCNDPALFLGESEGTLQVAVPLDDHVLDPRFYDPMTDYLLDAAGLL; this is encoded by the coding sequence ATGCCGATACCCAGCCGCGCCGCCCTCGTCGAACACCTCGTCCGTACGCGCATCGCGGGAGACGTCGCCACACCGCGCGACAACAACCTCTCCCACTACCGCAAGCTCGCCAACGGCGACCGCCACTACTGGCTGGGACTGGAGCTCGGCGACCGGTGGCGCGACGAGCAGGACGTCCTGGCCGTGATGGCCGAGCGGTGCGGTGTGAGCGACGACCCGGAGCACCGGTTCGGCCAGGACACCATCGACCCCGAGCTCACCGTCGACGCCCTGGAGCGCGCCGCGGCCCGGCTGCGCAAGGCCGCCGACGGCTCCGAGCGGGTCCTGTTCGCCACCGGCCACCCGGGCGGGCTGCTGGACGTGCACCGGCAGACGGCGGCGGCGCTGCGGGCGGCCGGCTGCGAGATCGTACGGATCCCGTCCGGGCTGATGGCGGACGAGGGCATGGTCTTCCAGTTCGCGGACGTCGCCGTGCAGGAGCGCGGGGCCACCCTCTGGCACACCCACTCCCCGGCCCCGATGGCGGCGATCCTGGACGGCCTGGAGCGGGAGGGGCGCCCGCAGCCCGACCTCGTCGTCGCGGACCACGGCTGGGCGGGCTGCGCGGCACAGCGCGGTCTGGACGCGATCGGTTACGCGGACTGCAACGACCCGGCCCTGTTCCTGGGCGAGTCCGAGGGCACCCTCCAGGTCGCCGTGCCGCTGGATGACCATGTGCTGGACCCGCGCTTCTACGACCCGATGACCGACTACCTGCTGGACGCCGCCGGACTGCTCTGA
- a CDS encoding TetR/AcrR family transcriptional regulator — MSTHAAARVAAPTRREQILREAARLFAERGFHGVGVDEIGAAVGISGPGLYRHFPGKDAMLAELLVGISERLLAGGELRVSEDAASGDGSPEALLDALIEGHIDFALDDRPLITLHDRELDRLRDTDRKRVRRLQRQYVEVWVAVVRDLYPDLPEHEARAAVHAVFGLLNSTPHLGRPGALPGRTDTAALLHRLARGAFAAAGAPKGA, encoded by the coding sequence ATGAGCACCCATGCCGCCGCCCGCGTCGCGGCCCCCACCCGCCGCGAGCAGATCCTCCGGGAGGCCGCCCGCCTCTTCGCCGAGCGCGGCTTCCACGGCGTCGGCGTCGACGAGATAGGCGCCGCCGTCGGCATCAGCGGCCCCGGTCTCTACCGGCACTTCCCCGGCAAGGACGCGATGCTCGCCGAGCTGCTCGTCGGCATCAGCGAACGGCTGCTGGCCGGCGGTGAGCTCCGGGTCTCCGAGGACGCGGCCTCCGGCGACGGCTCGCCCGAAGCGCTCCTGGACGCGCTCATCGAGGGCCACATCGACTTCGCCCTCGACGACCGCCCCCTGATCACCCTGCACGACCGCGAGCTGGACCGCCTGCGGGACACCGACCGCAAGCGGGTGCGCCGGCTCCAGCGGCAGTACGTCGAGGTGTGGGTGGCCGTGGTCCGCGACCTCTACCCGGACCTCCCCGAGCACGAGGCGCGCGCGGCCGTGCACGCCGTCTTCGGCCTGCTGAACTCCACCCCGCACCTGGGCCGCCCCGGCGCCCTGCCTGGGCGCACGGACACGGCCGCGCTGCTGCACCGCCTCGCGCGGGGCGCCTTCGCCGCGGCGGGGGCCCCGAAGGGGGCCTGA